One window of the Raphanus sativus cultivar WK10039 unplaced genomic scaffold, ASM80110v3 Scaffold0818, whole genome shotgun sequence genome contains the following:
- the LOC108835835 gene encoding LOW QUALITY PROTEIN: pentatricopeptide repeat-containing protein At3g29230 (The sequence of the model RefSeq protein was modified relative to this genomic sequence to represent the inferred CDS: substituted 2 bases at 2 genomic stop codons), whose protein sequence is MNTSVREXSPHVVGSRESITHARCSTECLNRVFLFTTPCXMASANKVFCEMGERNVVIWTSLINGYILNKDLVSARRFFDLSPERDTVLWNTMVSGYIQTGNMMEARSLFDLMPCRDVMSWNTVLEGYASVGDIEACERVFEEMPERNVFSWNGLIKGYTQSGRLDKVLDCFKRMVVDEGKVAPNDATLTSVLSACAKLGAFEFGKRVHKHGEGLGYDKVNVNFKNALVDMYAKCGAIEMAMEVFNGIKRRDLISWNTVINGLAAHGHGTEALDLFREMRTCGVRPDKITFVGVLCACRHMGLVEDGLAYYSSMFTDFSITPQIEHCGCMVDLLSRAGLLTQAVEFINKMPVKADAVIWATLLGASKVYKKVEVGELAHEELVKLEPRNPANFVMLSNIYGDLGRYDDAARLKVAMRDTGFKKEAGVSWIETDDGLVKFYSSGEKHLRTEELQGILRELKNFSILLGDDEEEALQEHLF, encoded by the exons ATGAATACGTCGGTCCGAGAATGATCTCCGCATGTTGTCGGATCGCGAGAATCGATCACGCACGCAAGGTGTTCGACAGAATGTCTCAACCGAGTGTTTCTATTTACAACGCCATGTTAAATGG CATCGGCTAATAAAGTGTTCTGTGAGATGGGTGAGAGAAATGTAGTTATTTGGACTTCATTAATCAATGGGTATATATTGAACAAGGACTTAGTCTCTGCTCGGCGGTTTTTTGATCTGTCTCCTGAGAGAGACACTGTGTTATGGAACACTATGGTGTCTGGTTATATCCAAACAGGGAACATGATGGAAGCTAGGAGTCTTTTCGATTTGATGCCTTGTAGAGATGTCATGTCGTGGAACACGGTTCTGGAGGGTTACGCCAGTGTTGGAGACATTGAAGCTTGTGAAAGAGTTTTCGAAGAGATGCCTGAGAGAAATGTGTTCTCTTGGAATGGTTTGATCAAGGGGTATACTCAAAGTGGGAGGCTTGATAAAGTGTTGGATTGTTTTAAGAGAATGGTGGTAGATGAAGGGAAGGTTGCTCCCAACGACGCGACTTTGACTTCAGTGTTATCAGCTTGTGCGAAGTTAGGAGCTTTCGAGTTTGGGAAACGGGTGCATAAGCATGGAGAGGGTCTTGGGTATGATAAGGTGAATGTTAACTTCAAGAATGCTTTGGTTGATATGTATGCAAAATGTGGAGCTATAGAGATGGCTATGGAAGTCTTCAATGGGATAAAGAGAAGAGATTTGATAAGCTGGAATACTGTTATCAACGGCTTAGCTGCACATGGACATGGCACTGAGGCCTTAGATTTATTCCGTGAGATGAGAACTTGCGGAGTTAGACCTGACAAGATAACATTCGTAGGTGTTCTATGTGCTTGTAGACACATGGGTTTGGTTGAAGATGGGTTAGCTTATTACAGCTCCATGTTTACTGATTTCTCAATAACGCCTCAGATAGAGCATTGTGGTTGTATGGTGGATTTACTATCTCGTGCTGGACTTTTAACACAAGCCGTTGAGTTTATAAACAAAATGCCGGTGAAAGCTGACGCTGTGATATGGGCCACTTTGCTTGGAGCTTCGAAGGTTTACAAGAAGGTGGAGGTCGGTGAGCTTGCTCATGAAGAGTTGGTCAAGCTTGAGCCAAGAAACCCGGCTAATTTCGTGATGCTGTCAAATATATATGGAGATCTCGGGAGATATGATGATGCTGCGAGGCTAAAAGTTGCTATGAGAGACACAGGTTTTAAGAAAGAAGCAGGTGTTAGCTGGATTGAGACCGATGATGGTTTAGTGAAGTTTTATTCTTCGGGAGAGAAGCATCTTAGAACAGAGGAATTACAGGGGATCTTGAGAGAGCTGAAGAACTTCAGTATCTTGCttggtgatgatgaagaagaagcactTCAAGAACATTTGTTTTAA